A single genomic interval of Helianthus annuus cultivar XRQ/B chromosome 13, HanXRQr2.0-SUNRISE, whole genome shotgun sequence harbors:
- the LOC110898512 gene encoding 3-ketoacyl-CoA synthase 11, giving the protein MSGVTEVKPLISQSSSSSSSKLPDFKKSVKLKYVKLGYHYLITHGMYLFLSPVVVVLAAQLSTFSLQDVYVLWDHLRFNLISVVVCSTLLVFFSTLYFLTRPRPVYLVNFSCYKPEEERKCTRQIFMERSTATGSFTEGSLEFQRKILERSGLGESTYLPEAVLRVPPNPCMAEARKEAELVMFGAIDDLLAKTSVKPKDIGILVVNCSLFNPTPSLASMIVNHYKLRGNILSFNLGGMGCSAGLIAIDLAKDLLQVNPNSYALVMSMENITLNWYFGNERSMLVSNCLFRMGGAAILLSNKTSDRRRSKYQLVHTVRTHKGSDEKCFSCVTQQEDPVGKIGVALSKDLMGVAGDALKTNITTLGPLVLPMSEQLLFFATLVGKKLFRMKIKPYIPDFKLAFEHFCIHAGGRAVLDEIEKNLQLTDWHMEPSRMTLNRFGNTSSSSPWYELAYSEAKGRIKKGDRAWQIAFGSGFKCNSAVWKALKSVNPAKEKNPWTDEIDQFPVEVPKFSAI; this is encoded by the coding sequence ATGAGTGGAGTTACAGAAGTCAAACCCTTAATTTcacaatcatcttcttcttcttcttcgaagTTACCCGATTTCAAGAAATCGGTGAAGCTAAAGTATGTGAAATTAGGGTATCATTATCTCATCACTCATGGAATGTACCTGTTCTTATCCCCTGTCGTTGTCGTTCTTGCCGCTCAATTATCCACCTTTTCGCTTCAAGACGTTTACGTTCTTTGGGATCATCTGAGGTTTAATCTCATATCGGTGGTAGTGTGTTCGACCCTTTTGGTCTTTTTCTCAACCCTTTATTTCCTGACCCGTCCTCGGCCCGTTTACCTTGTGAACTTTTCGTGTTATAAGCCCGAAGAAGAACGGAAATGCACGCGACAGATCTTTATGGAAAGATCAACCGCGACGGGCTCGTTTACCGAAGGGAGTCTCGAGTTTCAAAGAAAGATTCTCGAAAGGTCGGGTCTTGGTGAGTCGACGTACCTTCCGGAAGCTGTTCTTCGGGTCCCACCGAACCCGTGCATGGCGGAAGCTAGAAAAGAAGCTGAACTAGTGATGTTTGGTGCTATTGATGATCTGTTAGCGAAAACTTCCGTGAAACCGAAGGATATCGGGATTTTGGTAGTGAATTGTAGTTTGTTTAATCCAACCCCGTCTTTAGCTTCGATGATCGTTAACCACTACAAACTTCGAGGCAATATTCTTAGCTTTAACCTCGGTGGAATGGGTTGCAGTGCGGGTTTAATCGCGATTGATCTCGCTAAAGATCTTCTTCAAGTCAACCCTAACTCGTACGCGTTAGTAATGAGCATGGAAAACATTACGTTGAATTGGTATTTCGGAAACGAACGATCAATGCTCGTGTCAAACTGCTTGTTCCGAATGGGCGGTGCCGCAATTCTACTCTCGAACAAAACTTCCGACCGAAGACGGTCAAAGTATCAGTTGGTCCACACGGTTCGAACACACAAAGGTTCCGATGAAAAATGTTTCTCATGCGTCACTCAACAAGAAGATCCGGTCGGTAAAATCGGAGTCGCGTTATCGAAAGATTTAATGGGAGTAGCGGGTGACGCTTTAAAAACCAACATCACGACACTCGGCCCGTTAGTGTTACCGATGTCCGAACAGTTACTTTTCTTCGCAACTTTAGTCGGGAAAAAGCTATTTAGAATGAAGATTAAGCCGTACATTCCCGACTTCAAGCTAGCGTTCGAGCACTTTTGCATTCATGCTGGCGGGAGAGCGGTTCTTGATGAAATCGAAAAGAATTTGCAGCTTACGGATTGGCACATGGAGCCATCACGAATGACACTGAACCGATTCGGTAACACATCAAGTAGCTCACCGTGGTATGAGCTGGCGTATTCGGAAGCTAAAGGGAGAATCAAGAAAGGAGATAGAGCGTGGCAGATAGCTTTCGGGTCGGGTTTTAAGTGCAACAGTGCGGTTTGGAAGGCGTTAAAGAGCGTTAATCCTGCGAAAGAGAAAAACCCGTGGACCGACGAGATTGATCAGTTCCCTGTAGAGGTTCCAAAGTTTTCTGCCATTTAA